The genomic interval GAAGACACCATTGAAGGAGCATGTGGAGTAACGACAGGAACTTTCATTAAAGACTTTTCTGACCACCTCATGGCATGCTGTCCAATTCCCTGTGCCGATATGCGTGAAGTATTTCTCAGGCAAATTCGAGCCTTTCACACAAGGGCTGTTAAACACACTCTGAAAGGTTTTGTTGACAATGTAGCCTGAATGGAAACAAGGGTCCTCCAGAGTAATGGTTTCTGCCTTAGAATTGAAAAGATAAAAAAGATGGAAATGTAAGATGCAACTACCATGGACAGCCTgaaagaatgtcatttttatcAAATATCTCACCCCAGACACTGGTGGTATTTGTTTCTCTAAGGCAATCTTGAGGACCTGGTCCTTTCCATAGCAGAGGAAACTGTGAGTGTATACATTGTAATCCCTTCCATACAGCCTGAATCCAATAGCATTTTCTGGAGATTCAACACGCTTTTCAGAGACAAAGGTGATCTGAGTGGAGGCTCCACCAAGGTCCAGAGCTCCTAGCGTACCTGAGGCCTGCAacatacataaaaacacacttactTTATttcaaacacccacacactcccAAAATAACTTACATTTTATCTTTTCATGAAGGTTAATATAAagttaatataaatatgaatttgaCAATTACTATTGGTCCAAAAATCATGGAATTTTAATGGTGACACATGAGTATTTTTCCAACAGTTATATATCTattacaaaaaaatgtttttctcactggggggggggggaattcACAATATTCTCATGACCCCAAACATTAGCCAAGACATAACAAGCGTACTTTACATCTTGTTTGGATTAAACTCACAACTACAGTGGGTGACCAGGCCTGATTTTTccccccacccattttcagaggGTGACGCCACCaatcagtgagctcccacagtgcTGCCTACCTATGGCTCTCTTAAATACACATGAAAGTTCTCATTTTGTCTTGTtgagacagaacagaaatttgacacaccacaggTCATAATTTTGAAATAGCACCCTCATTTTAAAATACTGTACACATTATGAAATACCACAGTGTACAGTATTACAATTATACTGCCCAAcagtaatgtgtttatgaaaatgtCCTTAAGTATTCAATATTCAAGTCAGTTTTTCTTTGAATTTATTCAATTATATTCTCATTATGCATCGATAAACATTAAATGCACGTTTCAATACAAGTATGTGACACAGTATGATGTTGTGCTGTTAATGAATACACTATGAATGcttctttgtttatatatagtGACTGTAACACTTTACAAAGCTCACTCTTAAACAGTACAATCAGTCAAATGTAATGTTTTCCAGTGTTTCATTAAGTTAGTCTTGGTGAACAGGAATGGATGAAGATTTTCTTAATACCTTTCTAAAGTTATCACTCAGGTAGTTGACAGTGATCCATCCAAATGCTCCCTCTTCCTGTCCAGTAATAATTCGAGCTCCCTGATAGGAAAATGTGTAGGTCTGCAGGTATTTCTCCACAGACTCTAACACTTTGTCTGAAGCAGCATCATTCTCTTTCCTTCACAAAAAATGCATACTATAATTAGTGCAGTAGATCGTTAAAAAAGTGACCAATGTTGTTGCTTTGACTCTCAAGcgtaataaaagtaaaatgacaCAATCCTCACAAACCCCAGAAAAGTTTAGaaacactgtaaaatgtaaataaacagaagtCTATATGCAAACAATTTAAaccttgtatttaatttttttttaatttacaaagaCCGGAGAGCAAAGAGTAACactacagtcttttcatctacaatgtgttaaatgtgagtCTTATTACATAAATGATAATAGGACAGAGCCATAATACACcatggtacttttactttcgatacttaagtacatttgaaggtaaatactttgtacttttactcaagcgGAGATCTACACGAGGACTTTTTACCAGAGTAATTttttaccttgagtatctgtacttttactcaagcaCATGGTTTGCGTACCTTGTCTACTACTggcaaacagtaaaaaaaattcaagtaTCATGCTTCTCAACCTAAAATAGTTAATACCTTGGGGATTTCATCGTCTACAGTACATAATCAATGTACAAGGTTCAGAGAATCTGAGGTAATCTCTATATGCAAGGACAAAGCCCAAAAGTATTGGCTGAATGTGATCTTCAGTCCCTCAGGtgggaaaagtgtcctgtgatcTGACGAATCaaaatttaacattatttttggACTAAAGAATATGGATCATCTAGCCTTGAGAAGTGAGATTGAGGCCGGAGGTTACAGGTTCAATTCCTGGGACTGGCaagaaaaaattaattcatgGCTGAATtgctcttgagcaaggcacgTCACCCCCATACTGGTTGGTTGGTATGCCCCTGCTCCAGTtgtatgtgttcactgcccctggTGTGTGTTAAGAATTGGTCTGAGacatgatgcaacacagtggtaagaATACACCATCCCTGTATTTTGGAATGCGTTTCTGACATCAATTTTAAAtgagcaaatatttaaaaataaatgaataaataaaaattcagtttCAACATctgaaatgttgtctttgtattattttcaattaaatataaggTTTCAATGATTTGCAGATCATCGGATTTTGTTAGTTCATCTATTTTTTTGctcatatttaaattatttaatttttttcttctccattaAAATGATTTGTGGAGCCCAAATCTTAAATCATGCGGACACCAAAGGCAAgtgaaatgttatatattgtatCATAAATCAATACTGTAACTATTCTGACAGGACTTACGTCTACACCACAAGCATTTAGCCTGCATTAAGTCAGAATATAAATCAACTACTGACCAAACAGAAAACAGCTTGAGACTTTATCTAAAATGGGTGCTAATCCTAGATACATTGTTTGTCAGTGTGGCATGAGATATAAGTGATAGGGGATGTATCAAAAATGGCACACCACATTATGTTCTGAAGCTTTCAGTCTGTTTATACagcttcatttttgttttttacacattGTCACACGCTTGCACTTTGGACATGGAGCATGGTCTACACCTACAGTTCTGTTCATGATACTCTGTTGAAAAATTCTGTATTCTTATGACATtttgaataaaacagaataCTTTATTAGCACCACTATTTATTAAATGAATacttgcttatttattttacctTACGTTATGATTTAAAATGACTGTTAAGCATCAATTACTTGAGTAGCCTCATGCCTGCTGTGGCTCCTAGGTATACaggtgtctctctgtgtctgaagtCAGGTATTGCCCTTTTAGCCTCATCCATGCATTTTTTCAGGGATTCACCAGCTTTCTGTGGTTCATCTGAGTAACCGGAGATGCCCtttcctgttttaaaaaaaaaaaaaaaaaaaagtgcaaaggAGGATTTTTTACTACAAAAAGTATAGGCATGTGCACTGGGTAAGAGTCAGCAGAAAGTTTATAATAAAATTGTAGCTTAACACTGACAGACTGGCATGCATAAATGTAATCACTGTAAAATTGTGGTTAGGTTTTCCTAATGGTACGTTTAAAGCATATGTGCTTATGTACCTTCCACATTGCATGACTCTGTCTGCTCAACCATGCCAGTgttgttctctttctctgcagGCCAACGGTAGATATAAACCGATGTATGTGAGGATCCTGCATCCAGAACTATCCCGTactgcagagaaaaaaaattacatacaaCATAATGAAAAGAAGCATCTTGAGTTTGTACAGAGCTCACAAAAAACAGCATGACACATCACAACTATAAACTTGCTTGAACTGTCTAAACCTGTCATAGCAATTCCACCTAATTGACTTACTGTCTGGTATATAACTACTCTGCATAAAAGAGGGGTGTAAACATTTACTCTGGTGCGCACATGGAATTTTAATTGCTACATATATAGTAACAAAGTGTCAGCATGATTAAAAACCTACATCAGCAACTCACATCACCCAACAAGCAGAATGGGGGGCATTTTCTCAACAAATAGCAGACCTTATTAGACTTCATGTACATTCAAAATATTCTTTAATATAATAGGCTTCTGTACATAACCATTGTTTTGACATAACTTTTTAAAGACTTTACCTTGTACTTCTGATTTAGAATCTTGTTCTGTGCTACTGCAATGACGACCATAGAGATGATAACAATGGCAAACAGCCCAGTGATGCAGATAATCCTGGGCCTGTGCCATTGATTCTTGGCTTTCATCTCTAAAGTAAACATAGGGCAAGAAAGAGACTGAATTGTTAATGTTGAAATATTTTCTAAACTTAAAAACAGACTTAAGACAGTTTTAGATTTTGCATTCTGTAATGTTTCAAGGATACTCTGTTTTTTGTTACCACTCGGCTGGATTACTGAAACTCACTGTACATGGGAGTCAGTGGGTCCCCTCCTGCCCGGTTACAGACTGTACAAAATGCAGCATGGTTCTTAACGGGCACTTGGTCTTTTGTGAAAGTGTTAAAGTGCTATACAAAAACTTAGATTGGATACTCtatagttgttgttgttatttttaaagataaTAAAATGCTCCAGTGTGACTAACAGATTATCACAGCATCTAAATAGACAGACACCCTAATAAACATTAAACTACTTGTCATGTTGCAGAAATTCTCACCTTATACAAATCAGCAGATGAAATACACTATAAACTTCATGGAAATTCAAATATGGTTTGAGCAATCACAGTTTACACTCTCAGGTACTGCTGCTTTCCACTGTTTATACAAGGCAATGATCTGCTTTTGATCTAGTGTTTGATTTTGTTCCTTCAGTCAGAGTAtacaatctatctatctacttGGATGGTAAACACTTAACACATACAAATGCTTTGAATATCAGTtaaaatttaatgttttttaaaaaatacaaaataccacatacaaaacatacacataccaaaatttcattttttttaactccaTCATACACACAAAACCAGCTTGTCAATATCTTCAAACTATGGCAACGCATGtataaaaaattaagaaaaccattcattcattgtctgtaactgcttatccagttcagggtctcggtgggtccggagcctacccggaatcattgggcacaatgtgggaacacaccctgtagggagCACaactccttcacagggtgacacacattcactcacacctatggacacttttgggtcaccACCGACTAAcatgggttttttgtttttggacaatgggaggaaaccagagctccggaggtaaacccacacagacacaaactcctcacagatagcgggacttgaatccacaacctccgggtctctggagctttgtgattacggcactacctgctgcaccaccgtgccgcccttggtTAACTAAATAATATAGAATAAATGTTGCAAACTGCAAACCTGAAATGGGTTAAGCACAAAATATGTAATGATTACTAGgcacaaaacaaaaactttctccttttctctacACATATGAATGTATCACATCCTCTTGCTCTGGATGACTTTCTCTTTTCATTCATGGGTCCATAAACAGCCTAAATTCCATGATTCAAAATTTTCATGTTACACTTTTtctctgtgtatttttgtaaaaataaattgaacTTTAAAATTACTaaaagtaattttaaagtaCGGATATATCTTTATGAGAGAGTAATTTATATATGAATGCTTCACAGTTTCGTCTCTTAGCACGGCCCTCTTGCAATAGCTAATTAGCAGCTGAGTTAAATTCTTGGAAATTTCTGACTAGTTGAAATGCATCTTTCCTCATACTGCTCTTCCACACATTCCGTGCAGCTCTTTTAATGTTCCTGCATTTTACTTTGCCGTTTGCTGTTGAAACTTCTCAGCAAGTGAAATAATTCCTCAGCTGGGTTCAGATCTGGGAttgaatttaataataataataataataatgttagatttatatagtgcctttctaatacccaaggtcgctttacacaaagaggagggggagaggaaaaaaaataaaataaaaaaaataaaggaatacACTTATGCCTGCAGAGTGCAGAAGTACTGAGAGAAGAGATAGGGTCTTTAGCTGGAttttaaaggcagaaaatgaagagcagagacAAAGACTTTGTGGTAATGAATTCCAGAGCTTGGGTGCCATCACgctgaatgatctaccaccagcgGTAACCAATTTAAATTTTGGTACTGATAAAAGACTGCTCTCAGAGGACCTCAGTGATCTTGTAGTACAGTAGGAGTGTAAAAGTTCAGAAAGGTAGGCTGGCGCCAGACCATGCAGAGCTTTGCATGTGAGCAGGAGAAGTTTAAACTGAATACGGAGTGAGACAGGtaaccagtggagctgatgaagaacaggggtgatatgagctgattttttttagaataagagAGGACCCGAGCAGAGGgttctgaacacactgaagggaGTGCATGGTCGTGGAAGGAAGGCCAATGAAGAGAGAATTACAATAGTCTAAATGGGAGGAAATGAAAGCATGGACCAGAATTTCAGCGTCCTTAACAGAAAGCAGGGGACGAAGGCGAGCAATATTACGTAGATGGAAGAAGGATGTTTTGGTTAGGGCCTTAATATGGGTTTGAAGGACAGGGAGGAGTCAAGAAGTACACCAAAATTGCAAACAACTGGAGAGGTTTTTACAGCCACACCAAAGTTGTGTGATATCAGAAATGTTTGAAAGAGTGGACTTGGGGCCAGTGAGCAAGACTTCAGTTTCTGTGTTGAGTTTCAAAAAGTTGGCGTGCAACCAGTGTCTCAGATCCTGAACGCAGGAAATAAAGGCAGAGGGGGGCAGAGTGGAGGTATTTTTGGTGCTCACGTATATTTGTGTGTCATCTACATAATGATATTTAAGACCatggctgtggatgatctgaccAAGTGGCAGATGAATATATGATGTATAGTATAGTGCCTAGGACTGAACCTTGGGGAACACCTTGTGTAACAGTACAAGGGGAGGATCTGTGTGTACCAAGAGCAACAAAGTGAGATCTATTGGTAAAGTAAGCGATGAACCAGGAAAGTGCTGTGTCAGTTATGCCAATAGCTGAGAGACGAGAGATGAGTATGCTGTGATTAACAGTGTCGAATGCTGCACTCAAATCTAAGAGAAGGATACTGAGCGCACCAGAATCAGTAGCGAGTAGGATATTGTTTAAAACCCGCAAAAGGGCTGTCTCAgtactgtgttttgtgcggaagCCAGACTGAAAAGGCTCAAAAAGATTATTGTCCATCAGGAATGACTCTAACTGAATGGCCACCACCCTTTCTAACAGTTTAGCTAAAAAGGGGAGGTTAGAAATAGGTCGGAAATTATCAAGGTTGTCTGTGTTCAGACCGGGTTTTTTGAGAATGGGTGTGATGGCAGATGTTTTAAGGCCTTTGGGGACATAACCTGAGGCAAGAGACATATTAATGAGATGGGAAATGGGGCTGGATATGATGGCGGAATATTTTTTAAGAAGTGGGGTAGGTGCAGCATCGAGGAGATGGGTACAAGCGTTGGAATTAACTATAAGCTCTGGATCAATGGGAGAGAAATTAGCCAGGGGTTTATGAGCTGGGCTCAAATGGAAACAATGCTCAGGTGAAGGAGATGGTAGATTTTAGCAAtcttgtcattaaaaaaaatctatggaAAACTTCACATTGCTCAGCAGTGTTAAAGTTCTTgattgtttgtggctgaatgagTTTACTAACAGTAGCGAAAAGTGTTTTGGGCTTGTTACCAGAATTATTAATAAGAGATGAAATGTGTGCAGAATGGGCAGATTTTAAAGCAGTATTATAAGAAATCATGTGGTCAGTATATGCCGTTAAGTGCACAGTAAGACCAGAATTCTTGAAGCGGTGCTCCAGACGCCTACCAGTGATTTTTAAAGCACGGAGTTCAGGAGTGAACCAAGGGGAGGAGTGACCAGCAGGGAGCTGTCTAGTCTTTAAGGGAGCCAATTGTATGTCATCGGGACAGGACAGCCGGGAAATAGAAGAGAGTGCAGAAGACTGAAGGGCGGAAAAAGATTGAGGTTCAATAGCTTTGATATTACGGAAGGAGACGGTAGATTTACTGCACTGGCGTGAAACAGATGTTAACAGATGCTTCAACAAGCTTGTGGTCAGAAACACCAACAACAGAGCCAGAGACAGAGGTAACAGATAGACCAGAAGAACAAATTAAATCCAATGTGTggccatgtgagtgtgtgggaaaaTCAACATGTTGTGTCAAGCTAAAGCAGTCCAAAAGAAACTCAAATTCAGTTGTCAATGAACATATAGCATCAACATGGCTGTTAAAATCCCCTAGCATGACCAGAGCTGGACATGCAGAACTGGCCAAGGTGAGTATCTCACCGAGTTCTGTGAAGAAGTCAGAGGAGGTCTTTGGTGGGCAATAGATTAACAGAAACAGCACAGGGGTTGAGCTGACCAGTTTCAGAGCCATGTATTCAAATGATTTTACCTCATGAAACTCAGAGACATACATTAAGTGAATCATCAAGAATTACAGTAAGACCACCCCCCTTCCCCTGTGGCCTGGGCTTGGCTAAATATCTAAAACCACTAGGAGTCAAcaaattaaggtggaaatgatcACCAGGTTTTTGCCATGTCTCTGTGGAAAACGCACCAGACAACTCCCGCCATCCCGTCGTTTAGACAAAGTGGAAGTGAACTAACCTAGGTGCGCTCCCTTTTATCTTCCCCTAGAGATCGCATGCTCCCTACCTGGGTTCCACCCACTCTATAGTGGGTGTATCCCATAAGACCACTACTTGTCTTTAAAAGCTGCAAGAGTCCATGTTTTTCCTATAGGTATTAGGTACTTAGCCATACCACATTCACCCCCTCTTTCAAGGCTCACCGTCCCAGTGAAAATAAATCCACTAACCTAATGGTTATTGCCAAGGTCGAAAAGAAAAAGGAGCAGAATTTGATGTA from Hoplias malabaricus isolate fHopMal1 chromosome 3, fHopMal1.hap1, whole genome shotgun sequence carries:
- the entpd1 gene encoding ectonucleoside triphosphate diphosphohydrolase 1 isoform X3; translation: MKAKNQWHRPRIICITGLFAIVIISMVVIAVAQNKILNQKYKYGIVLDAGSSHTSVYIYRWPAEKENNTGMVEQTESCNVEGKGISGYSDEPQKAGESLKKCMDEAKRAIPDFRHRETPVYLGATAGMRLLKKENDAASDKVLESVEKYLQTYTFSYQGARIITGQEEGAFGWITVNYLSDNFRKASGTLGALDLGGASTQITFVSEKRVESPENAIGFRLYGRDYNVYTHSFLCYGKDQVLKIALEKQIPPVSGAETITLEDPCFHSGYIVNKTFQSVFNSPCVKGSNLPEKYFTHIGTGNWTACHEVVRKVFNESSCRYSTCSFNGVFQPPVEGKFGAFSAFFFVMDFLNLTSYSLDEAKEELAKYCATPWNTLKQNHLDVKEKYLSEYCFSGTYILTLLEDGYDFTSVNWKNIEFIKKIGNSDAGWTLGYMLNLTNMIPAEDPDTPPLPYGGYVTLMVLLGLLIPVLGVIACRYFCRPTGSAQKEII
- the entpd1 gene encoding ectonucleoside triphosphate diphosphohydrolase 1 isoform X1 — its product is MDDRPEMKAKNQWHRPRIICITGLFAIVIISMVVIAVAQNKILNQKYKYGIVLDAGSSHTSVYIYRWPAEKENNTGMVEQTESCNVEGKGISGYSDEPQKAGESLKKCMDEAKRAIPDFRHRETPVYLGATAGMRLLKKENDAASDKVLESVEKYLQTYTFSYQGARIITGQEEGAFGWITVNYLSDNFRKASGTLGALDLGGASTQITFVSEKRVESPENAIGFRLYGRDYNVYTHSFLCYGKDQVLKIALEKQIPPVSGAETITLEDPCFHSGYIVNKTFQSVFNSPCVKGSNLPEKYFTHIGTGNWTACHEVVRKVFNESSCRYSTCSFNGVFQPPVEGKFGAFSAFFFVMDFLNLTSYSLDEAKEELAKYCATPWNTLKQNHLDVKEKYLSEYCFSGTYILTLLEDGYDFTSVNWKNIEFIKKIGNSDAGWTLGYMLNLTNMIPAEDPDTPPLPYGGYVTLMVLLGLLIPVLGVIACRYFCRPTGSAQKEII
- the entpd1 gene encoding ectonucleoside triphosphate diphosphohydrolase 1 isoform X2 → MEMKAKNQWHRPRIICITGLFAIVIISMVVIAVAQNKILNQKYKYGIVLDAGSSHTSVYIYRWPAEKENNTGMVEQTESCNVEGKGISGYSDEPQKAGESLKKCMDEAKRAIPDFRHRETPVYLGATAGMRLLKKENDAASDKVLESVEKYLQTYTFSYQGARIITGQEEGAFGWITVNYLSDNFRKASGTLGALDLGGASTQITFVSEKRVESPENAIGFRLYGRDYNVYTHSFLCYGKDQVLKIALEKQIPPVSGAETITLEDPCFHSGYIVNKTFQSVFNSPCVKGSNLPEKYFTHIGTGNWTACHEVVRKVFNESSCRYSTCSFNGVFQPPVEGKFGAFSAFFFVMDFLNLTSYSLDEAKEELAKYCATPWNTLKQNHLDVKEKYLSEYCFSGTYILTLLEDGYDFTSVNWKNIEFIKKIGNSDAGWTLGYMLNLTNMIPAEDPDTPPLPYGGYVTLMVLLGLLIPVLGVIACRYFCRPTGSAQKEII